A single genomic interval of Candidatus Thermoplasmatota archaeon harbors:
- a CDS encoding MarR family transcriptional regulator, with product MRILPLLALVAVLAAPLAAAQSTAADSPALTVSPGESAILLAPAEERVVKAQITNPTDLTLDVQVTATSPARTDGTRFLVNPASSAIRIPPRASEIVHFTVTAPPREAAPYGADIVIRAESTQVDPGEGRIAARLAILDLVLEPRAVPDPGTGESRFKLIVRNPGPHVIETAIVARSPGHLLETGDPSRMSLEPRSERILRYTLRKAEVGIPEEMNRERSRFVTFAASTLDGQGSYGKAVLAIRNATDEPPPDPTVDPAPPMHEEPPVSEPTVDAEIRLEAIGRYPKEVPIGRNDTILVRVVATRGDPGEVRVQAAIKAMPDVAFAVTPEIFVLTEGESREVEIGWSVPVTTEPMGVVLVDAGLVKPSAAHDQLHLSVIFSPPLHGDPIPPVDDPLEAFRGDPAGFIASHPLETAGAAGGASLAAVGLALLARRESLRFALLAPAVGLFTRLSRPKVLDHALRDTLLGAIRAKPGVTYGELKRAFDLNTGTLIHHLQMLEQHRFVASRREGRARRFYPVGERLPEARADEVTPMQTRILALLDAGPLTQKQLAERLGLTKQGANHHIKTLERKGRIAFELRNGVWVCVRAAPEPVAFVPVEREG from the coding sequence ATGCGTATCCTCCCCCTCCTCGCGCTCGTCGCCGTCCTCGCGGCGCCCCTTGCGGCCGCCCAGTCCACGGCGGCCGATTCGCCCGCGCTCACCGTGAGCCCGGGCGAGAGCGCGATCCTCCTCGCGCCCGCGGAGGAGCGGGTCGTGAAGGCGCAGATCACGAACCCGACGGACCTCACGCTCGACGTGCAGGTGACCGCGACGTCCCCCGCTCGAACCGACGGCACGCGGTTCCTCGTCAACCCCGCCTCGTCCGCGATCCGGATCCCTCCGCGCGCCTCCGAAATCGTACACTTCACGGTCACGGCTCCCCCGCGGGAGGCCGCGCCGTATGGAGCGGACATCGTGATCCGCGCCGAGTCGACCCAGGTCGACCCCGGCGAAGGCCGCATTGCCGCGCGGCTCGCAATCCTCGATCTCGTCCTCGAGCCCCGGGCGGTGCCGGACCCGGGGACCGGCGAATCCCGGTTCAAGCTGATCGTCCGCAACCCGGGACCCCACGTCATCGAGACCGCGATCGTCGCCCGGTCGCCCGGTCACCTCCTCGAAACCGGCGATCCCTCGCGCATGAGCCTCGAGCCCCGCAGCGAGCGCATCCTGCGCTACACGCTCCGCAAGGCCGAAGTGGGCATCCCTGAGGAGATGAACCGCGAGCGCTCGCGCTTCGTGACGTTCGCCGCGTCGACCCTCGACGGTCAAGGCAGCTATGGAAAGGCCGTTCTCGCCATCCGCAACGCGACGGACGAGCCGCCGCCCGATCCAACCGTTGATCCCGCTCCGCCGATGCACGAGGAACCCCCCGTGTCGGAGCCGACGGTCGACGCCGAAATCCGGCTCGAAGCGATCGGACGGTATCCGAAGGAAGTCCCGATCGGCCGGAACGATACGATCCTCGTCCGCGTCGTCGCCACGCGCGGCGACCCCGGCGAAGTCCGCGTGCAGGCCGCCATCAAGGCGATGCCGGACGTGGCCTTCGCCGTGACGCCGGAGATCTTCGTCTTGACGGAAGGCGAATCGCGCGAGGTCGAGATCGGCTGGAGCGTGCCCGTCACCACCGAGCCGATGGGCGTGGTGCTCGTCGACGCCGGCCTCGTGAAGCCGTCGGCCGCGCACGACCAGCTCCATCTCTCCGTGATCTTCTCCCCGCCACTCCACGGCGATCCGATCCCTCCCGTCGACGATCCGCTCGAGGCCTTCCGGGGGGACCCGGCCGGCTTCATCGCGAGCCACCCCCTCGAGACGGCCGGCGCCGCCGGAGGCGCGAGCCTTGCTGCCGTCGGCCTCGCGCTTCTCGCGCGCCGCGAGAGCCTCCGCTTCGCGCTCCTTGCCCCGGCGGTCGGCCTGTTCACGCGACTCTCGCGCCCAAAGGTGCTCGATCATGCGCTCCGCGACACCCTGCTTGGGGCGATCCGCGCGAAGCCCGGCGTGACCTACGGCGAGCTCAAGCGCGCCTTCGACCTCAACACGGGCACGCTGATCCATCACCTCCAGATGCTCGAGCAGCACCGCTTCGTCGCGAGCCGGCGCGAAGGCCGGGCCCGCCGCTTCTACCCCGTCGGCGAGCGTCTCCCCGAGGCGCGCGCGGACGAGGTGACGCCGATGCAGACGCGCATCCTCGCGCTCCTCGACGCGGGGCCGCTCACGCAAAAGCAGCTCGCGGAGCGGCTCGGCCTCACGAAGCAGGGCGCGAACCACCACATCAAGACCCTCGAGCGCAAAGGACGCATCGCCTTCGAGCTGCGCAACGGCGTCTGGGTGTGCGTGCGCGCCGCGCCCGAGCCCGTCGCCTTCGTGCCCGTCGAGCGCGAGGGCTAA
- a CDS encoding DUF357 domain-containing protein — protein MKEITTEKIRKYLETTDRAMAKLVVIVPERSHLRRMAEDFLVMARSYRADAGHFYEKGDHVNAFACVNYAHGWLDAGARLGFWDVGGDDVLFTLAE, from the coding sequence ATGAAGGAGATCACGACGGAGAAGATCCGAAAGTACCTCGAAACGACCGACCGCGCGATGGCGAAGCTCGTGGTCATCGTTCCCGAGCGCAGCCACCTGCGGCGCATGGCGGAGGACTTCCTCGTGATGGCCCGGTCGTATCGCGCCGACGCCGGCCACTTCTATGAGAAGGGCGACCACGTGAACGCCTTCGCCTGCGTGAACTACGCGCACGGTTGGCTCGACGCGGGCGCGCGCCTCGGATTCTGGGACGTTGGCGGCGACGACGTCCTCTTCACGCTCGCCGAGTGA
- a CDS encoding MFS transporter, translated as MADRLPRRVWLLGWVSFLNDAASEMVLPLLPLLLTGPLAAPIVVVGLMEGLADATQAIGRAGTGWWSDRMRRRTPFVVAGYAAAALARPMYAFAAAWPTVVGARFVDRAGKGIRSSPRDALIAEASTSTTLGRAFGLHRALDTAGAFVGSALAIALVLALGSEDESTIRTVFLASLVPAALAVALALLVRERRRDAAPAPRAPFFASLRGLPRDLRAFVGVTAIFSFGHLGFAFVVLKAAESGLGLVEILLLYAGFNAVYATASYPAGALADRIGKPKLLLAAYALYALVALAFALASGAVAVVAATLAFSAWMGLSEGLQKAHAAALAPPDLKATALGLQGGAAGLAALPGGLVAGFLWDAGGSGATFAFAALVGAAAFAAFALTRRA; from the coding sequence GTGGCGGATCGCCTCCCTCGCCGCGTGTGGCTCCTCGGCTGGGTGAGCTTCCTCAACGACGCGGCAAGCGAGATGGTGCTCCCGCTCCTGCCGCTCCTCCTCACCGGGCCGCTTGCCGCGCCCATCGTCGTCGTCGGCCTCATGGAAGGCCTCGCGGACGCCACGCAGGCTATCGGCCGCGCGGGCACCGGTTGGTGGAGCGACCGCATGCGCCGGCGCACGCCGTTCGTCGTCGCGGGGTACGCTGCCGCCGCGCTCGCGCGACCGATGTACGCGTTCGCCGCGGCCTGGCCGACCGTCGTCGGGGCGCGCTTCGTCGACCGGGCGGGAAAGGGCATCCGTTCGTCGCCGCGCGACGCGCTCATCGCGGAAGCCTCGACGTCGACGACGCTCGGTCGCGCCTTCGGCCTGCACAGGGCGCTCGACACCGCCGGCGCCTTCGTCGGGTCCGCCCTCGCGATCGCCCTCGTCCTCGCCCTCGGTTCCGAGGACGAGTCGACGATCCGGACCGTCTTCCTCGCCTCGCTCGTCCCCGCCGCCCTCGCGGTCGCCCTCGCGCTGCTCGTGCGCGAGCGGCGCCGCGACGCGGCCCCCGCCCCGCGCGCGCCGTTCTTCGCAAGCCTTCGCGGGCTCCCCCGCGACCTCCGCGCCTTCGTCGGCGTGACGGCGATCTTCTCCTTCGGCCATCTCGGATTCGCGTTCGTCGTCCTCAAGGCCGCAGAAAGCGGGCTCGGCCTCGTCGAGATCCTGCTCCTGTACGCCGGGTTCAACGCCGTCTACGCAACCGCGAGCTATCCCGCGGGCGCGCTCGCGGATCGGATCGGAAAACCAAAGCTCCTCCTCGCAGCCTACGCGCTCTACGCGCTCGTCGCCCTCGCCTTCGCGCTCGCCTCCGGAGCCGTCGCCGTCGTCGCTGCGACGCTCGCCTTCAGCGCGTGGATGGGACTATCGGAAGGCCTGCAGAAGGCGCATGCCGCCGCGCTCGCGCCGCCCGACCTCAAGGCGACGGCCCTCGGGCTCCAGGGCGGCGCCGCAGGCCTCGCGGCGCTCCCGGGCGGCCTTGTCGCTGGATTCCTCTGGGACGCGGGAGGTTCGGGCGCGACCTTCGCGTTCGCCGCCCTCGTCGGGGCCGCGGCGTTCGCGGCCTTCGCGCTCACTCGGCGAGCGTGA